The Glycine max cultivar Williams 82 chromosome 17, Glycine_max_v4.0, whole genome shotgun sequence genome contains the following window.
CCCGgtttagtaatcaattacagaagCCAATTTCAGAAGAAGGAAGGCTCTGTAGCTTAAGATAATTGACTACCatttgttgtaattgattagcTTGCGTCTAGAAACATAAGGAGCTTTATGTGTGATGAAATAACCAATTATCGTagttgataataaattattccataaaacacaaaagcatgaaaaACTCTTTGTCTCAAACGAGATAATTGATGAACatttcttgtaatcgattaccaagtttctggaaatgcaaaacaaagaagATTTTGACatattaattgattaccatactCTATAATTGGTTAAGTCTGTTTTACCTGCCAAATTATAAATaccctcttgtgttcttttcatTAGGTGTTTTTGATACATTTTATCTTTGAGAAAATACTTCAAGAGAGTCATCTAAGGGaatttcattatatttcttCTTGAGATTGAAGCTAATCAAAGATCCAATCATTGTCCATCATGATCTGATCATCTTACAAGAGCTTGAAGATATTGTGATCTACACATCAAGgtgtatttgtttttattttgaaattctttcttGTTTCTATTCTTGGTTAGGGTTACCAAGATTTTTGTGAGCTAATAGGATTTCAACTCCTGTTCTTTCTCTTGTAGGGTTCAAGGGAAGAGTAGAATCTAGGAAATTGTATGTGCATAGTATTTGTACCTAATTCTCTAATGGTGAAAGTTCTAAGGGGTCTTAGAACAACTGGATGTAGGTCTTGTATGGaccaaaccagtataaactcTTGTGTGGTTTTCTTTCTCTCAAACCCttagttcttttttattcaatctTGGAAATTGAATTGATGTTAAAGGGCCATAACACTGTTTTTCGTATGATAttgttctcatttttttcttgattgtGATAATCTTTTTGGAAAAACCTTTTGAGAAAATGTTGATTAATCAAAAGGGGTtgttttaattgaattaatgaATAAAGTGGTAAAGGTTTCAAAATAATCTATTCAACCATGGTGGAAATTGAACATGCTTTTTCAGTGGGATGAAATGCTTTGGCTGGAGTGTAGCTTTCAAGAATGCAAATATTGTTCCATGGGAATACAAAAATAGATGGAATTATTGTATTCACTTGTGTTCTTCCATgaacttttaattttcaaatatttatagaGAAGGTAATCAGTGTGCTGATAGTTCAACTAACTATGGTGTTGATCATAGGTATACATGGTGGGATTCTATCCCAACTTTcattagattttgttttttccACAACCTATGTGGATTGCCTTTGTACCGTTTTAGTTGATTTTATACTTGGGTTTCTAAGATTCTTTTCacttattgattttttatttatttatcatatgaTGGCTAGATTGGTTGTGATGGATTGTAGAAAAGGTGCCAACATAATTGAgattccattttcaattatgaGGTTTTGCTAGCTAcaaatgttattaaaaataaaaagaactaggCATTGatatgtaataatttcttattttaatatttacaaaagaTGAAAACTTCTTTGAAAATCTTCAAAGATTTGATAATGTTTTTAGGCTATGGTAATGTTCGATAAAACTAGCTGAAaagttaacttattaaattagaattgtcCGATAAAACTAGTCGTTCAAGTAACTCAAAAGTGTAAAAtgacagaaaaataataaaattatgatttatttaaaaaaaggtaacaaggaaaatgaataaatgtATCAAggatcaaaaggaaagaaaatataaaaagctagAAGCTAGATGTtagtatcttaaaaaatattactttaagtAGAGTTTTAAAAAACGGTAGAAACTACTAAAATTTTTTACCGAACAACTAAATGAGTTTTTTAGCTTGTAAAAAAACTAGAAGCTAACCAAAATACCGTGTCGAACATAGCCTTAGAAGATTGGGGCAAGAGTAAAGCtaacaatatattataattgaaaaatgaatttgaaagggGATAAgattgtttgataaaaatagCTGAAAAGTTAGTTggtagttgaaagttgaaaaattagcttattaaattagaaatattcGATAAAACTAGTTGTTGAAGtagttaaaaatgtaaaatgaaagaaaaataataaaaccatgatttattttaaaaaaaagtaacaatgaaaatgaataagtatatcaaagataaaagtgaaaaaaaatataaaaaaataaaagatagaattttaaaaaacactacTTCAAGTAGCGTTTCAAAAAACACCAGAAGTTAttgaaaaattactaaaaaaaattaaacaactaaatgagttttttagccaataaaaaaaagataaaaactaattgaAATACCTTATCAAACAtaacaatgatataaaatactatttttatataaccAGGTAAAACTATTttggttaatatttttaaatgaaaatgataataataatattatatatattatatatatatatatcatataaaaaatttgattaaaaaattataatttttaactaaaaaataaaatattattttactcaatcaaataatcaaatatttatatgaatacaaaaaaaaattaaagaagattgTCTTTAACTTTCAtcaatgatatttaattataaagtcattttaaaaacatatgaaaaatttataaattataatttaaataattattataatttacgtttaatataaaaagttatgtGCATTGTATGGGTACTTGTACACCTTATAAATTAAGTAACAATTCAAATAtacagtttaaaaaataaaataaaattaggcaACATCTTTAATAAAGTCTAatgatatgattattttatattattaattaaacactACATCACaactaggggtgggaataggccaggtCAGGCCAGACTTTAAACGAcctgagcctagcctacgattaatttttgaggtctgagcctggcctatagcctatcaaaggcttttattttggctcgacctggtctttttaaaagcctagccTGGCATGGTAGCCTAtttaaaagcctatttaaaaatcttcttcacattaaatctttaatatttctagttgtttttaccaaaaaataaaataaaataacacaccttctataataggctaaacaaggccttaatatataatttgacttaatttttaatctaacgTTAATTTAGTTGGTAgtcctaaaaatatattaataatataaacagaaatcaccaaatgatataaaataatctaaaacaaaagaaaacctcATACTTGAAGTAGTATCATCCAAGTCTATCAAaccaacatattaattattacaataaaaaaataaagcctaCATCTCCATTCTATTTGAACAGAACCGGTGCATAAAATatctatcaataaaattaatagtaacgTCATTTTATCATTAGCTCCTTCATATCCACTATAagataggatatgatttttgtatagaaACGTAATAGCATATgataagatatgatttttgtataggaacgtaataggatatgatttttgtataagaatgtaggatatgataggatatgatttttatttgctcTAGAATAAAGAAAACCTAataggaatagaaaaaggaactGTTAACagaaataagaaaactaataaaaataatgagaaatataaagaaactcacaccttgtaattaaaattttacttaattataggaatgaaatctactagttttttttaaaaaaataatattaaattgtacccaaaaaataatatatatatatatatatatatatatatatatatatatatatatatatatatatatatatatataggccggcctatcaggcttataaagctttttaataagcctaagcctgacctatttaatttaataggcttttaaaaaagcctgagcctagccttttaattaaataggtcaggcCACGCCAGACTTTATGTAGGCCAGGTCGTAGGTCCCTGTAGGCTGGCCTAGCCTATTCCCACTCCTAGTCTCACAACCTATCaccgatttttattttttttgttaaaacacCGATTATTGATTTACACCtcctaaaaatatttagaataaaaattaaaaagttatagtaattgtttaaaaactaaaattatcagCTTCTGAGAGACATTCATATATGGAAACTATTTATGAAAGAAGATTCTCAAATTAATTCTTGCAAACTTTATGttatttgtatttgtatgaGTTGAAAATTGATTAGATaacatttcaatttaattatgggtaattttttttacaatgggCAAGTTTgtgtaaacttaaaaaaaaaacaattttaaaataagtgtttttgaattttttttttaataaacaggtaggatttgcttcttgaaataagtaatttttttattaagtaaaaaCACTTTagaaacacattaaaaaaattacttattttattaaaataggcATGTTTTTTAAGCTCAAACTGCTTATTTTATATCAGTTCTATTCATCTTGTATATTTTAGGTTCTTTACGTGCGTAAGGTAATGAGtcacaaagaaaaagaataaagcaAATGGTATTTTagtatttgaatataaaataaatcgtACTGAGagaaatatttatgtttatgatttctgacaaaaaaaatataccgCTTGTGACAGAGATTATTCGGAATCAATaccgataaaaaaattaattaaaagggaGACAACATACCTGatcattgagtttttttttttttaattcgcgTTCATTGCTGCTTATTCAATAATTGGTAGAGATTTTTATTTGACATGCTAATCCTCTTCCAGGCACTGCCTCATCGCGTTGGAGTTAATTTCAGGCTCACATTTGAATTCCTCTACATGATTTATTTACATGTTGTTaatgcattttttgttttaaaaaatattgttatttctcaattttttaaagttagtTATTTCAATGCgattaaaatcaataaactgTTTTCCTCTTActtttaaatgtataattagtaattattattacacatttttaattaaaaatttaagcaAGAAAACTCCATTTAGAAAATGAGTTATgtatagcaaaaaaaattaattattgcttTTCTAGGCTCAAATGCTGACTATAGTGTTTATTCCACTTATTTACGTAGTTAGCAAATGCTCCATCTTTTTCAaattacctattttttttttatgagacttttcaaattattttattgaattaacGTCAtgttttgaaagagaaaataggATTTTACTTTATCCCTACCAATCCTTTAAAGTCGAACTGTAGACTAAGTCATTTTGAATATGACAACCTTCCAGATCTATTGACATTGGAGTTTTTGCTTTTCAGTTTTCacgaaaataaaacatttctgATGATATAACACGTGTAAGAAAAGATATGGGCAAAATTAACTGGTCAGGAAACGATTTTCAATATCGCACGAAAATTAAAAGGCAATAATAGATTTTTCAGCTCTAACTTGCTAACAAATTACCAcgggattattattattattatttcataattaaCTCACTTTTATTTAATCTGACACCACGAATTATTAGAACAATAAGGAAAAAGCTTAAGCATCTTTATTAGGGGTCTTCAGTTCAAAAATTCATATCCACCGGTTCTaccattatttttactttaatgaGTTTTCCATGAACTTTAGGAAAAGAATTTTCATGAACTTTTTATTTcccaaaaaatattaacttttaatgtttctttttctaattaattttaaacgtGAAACAcaaaaagtaatccaaaaacttaaattgagatttattactaaagcaaaaaatgaacaaagttttttttaaattttatgtgatattataggataaaaaaaatgatatcacAAAAGatactattataaaatttaactaacACCTGCTATAAAACATTCACTATTCAAAACCTTAATATTTAAGGTTTTGTATGAATATGCTTATGGTAATAATTTAACTTGAAATTAATATACTTTTGCATCAATTATTCGGCATAATAtcaatatttgaatatattgtgACCTTAAATCCTTAGACATTATTAGAATTATCTTATTTAAGTTATCATCCGTTTTAGTGTTTAATAATTCATcacaatattattttgaaaagagTCTTTGTAATATACATGAAATCctaattaaataagtaatctaAGTTATCCTAACACCATATTTTTAACCTCATGAGAATCTGAGGTCAATTAGTAAATTTCGAtcaattaaaaagatatattaaaGAAATGTATTATATAATGTTTTGTTAACGAATAATCTTGAGTCTTTTCTGAATATTGGATTGGGGGGCTTGACTTTTAGGCACTCAAGCTCAAGGGCTTATAGGTTTACTCAAGgggaattattattataaaaaaagagagtaatGAATTACTcataattatattcaaaatcCAATAAAATCTAATAGATATAAGTATTAAAATTCTAAactcatctttttttatttttattttttatatttgtatccaTATCCGTCTTGTCTCTTGCTGGAATGGGGAAACCCATTTCTGACCCGCCCCAAAGTCATTCCTAGTGTAAATAGCAAATATGATAGTGCTAACAGAAGCTCCCTTTCTCAATTGAGACTCTCAACACAAACAAGGTCCAATCCCTCAGCCTTTCCCTACTGTTCTGCCTCACGcactgtttctttttctttgcttcGCTATTTCAAACATTCACTccagttctctctctctctcttgtttgTTTCTTCTGGAACAGAATGGCGGTGGTACTTAAAGACATGTGTTTCTTCAACAACAAGGTGCTACTGTGTGGTCCTCACTTCTAATAATAAAACCACTTGTCCTTTCTGCTGTGAGCAACATAgtgcttcttttttttgctaCCCTCCCAAGTTACCATCATTcctctttcttgtttttgttttcgttTTTTAACCAAAAAGTTTCAAACACACTGCAAGTGGGtcttccctcttttttttttttttttcttcacactTATTTTTGAAACTCATTGCTTCCAAaccagagaagaaaaaaaaaatgaatactttGAGCTCCCTCTACATGTTTCGATCCAACCCATTATTCATAAATGTAACTTTTTCTTTTGCAGCTTGTGTAGCTAGAACAAGTGCTTCTAAAGTTTCTGTCTTTCATCCTTTGCAGCACCAAATTTGATGATACCccaatttgcttttttttttaaaaagattttgttGGCTTTGAcatgtttgtgatgtttttcTCTCACTTGGGTTGCAGGACATTCTGGTTATAAAGCCTCAGAAGAAATCACCACTGTTGTTAAGGATGTCGGTGTTGATCTTCTCAATGGTGTGTGGTGTTTTCATTTGTTCCGTGTGTCTAAAGCAGATAAGCACTCATGCAAGGACTATGCTTATGGAGTTGCAAATTGAGAAGCCTTCTCGGAGTAGTAGTAGTagattgaacctaaaaaatgatgttcctttgtTACATTACCCCAAGCCTGTGTCTTTCAACAGGTAATAATGTGAAGTTTCCATGTATTAtggttattttgatttttggctTTGGTTAGGGTATTGTTAATTGACTTTTTTGGCTTTGGTAGGAGTGAGTGTGCTGGTAACCCTGTGCGGTTCTTTGCCATTTTGTCGAATCAGAGATCTGGCAGTGGGTGGTTTGAGACCCTTTTGAATAGCCATATTAATGTGAGCTCCAATGGGGAGATTTTTTCAGTTAGAGAAAGAAGAGTAAATGTTTCTACCATTGTACAGACTTTGGACAAAGTTTACAACCTGGACTGGCTCAGCAGTGCTTCCAAGAATGAATGCTCAGCTGCAATTGGATTTAAGTGGATGCTTAATCAGGTAAAAATGCTCTCTGTTGAGTCTCTGTTTAAAATTTAGTGAACTGATTTATGTTTGTCAGATACCTACTTTAAAGTCTTAAACTTTGtgttttaagaaagaaaaaaatgctatttgttttgtaggcaTAAATGCCTTTGTATTAATGGCTTAGGTTGCAATGTAATTTGATACCTCCTACGGCTTCCTTAATGTTTTTGATGTGAAGGTTATCTTAAGTGAAATTTGACCCATGTGCTTGACTTTGAAAACAAGTACTTTCTCTGAGACTCTG
Protein-coding sequences here:
- the LOC100778075 gene encoding uncharacterized protein isoform X2 → MAVVLKDMCFFNNKDILVIKPQKKSPLLLRMSVLIFSMVCGVFICSVCLKQISTHARTMLMELQIEKPSRSSSSRLNLKNDVPLLHYPKPVSFNRSECAGNPVRFFAILSNQRSGSGWFETLLNSHINVSSNGEIFSVRERRVNVSTIVQTLDKVYNLDWLSSASKNECSAAIGFKWMLNQGLMEHPKEIADYFNSRSVSVIFLFRRNLLRRMVSMLANSYDRYAKLLSGTHKSHVHSTEEADTLSKYKPTINSTSLLADLKDIEMRTAKVLEYFNTTRHMILYYEDLMRNCTKLKDVQEFLGLPQMELTSRQVKIHRGPLSDHIKNWDDVNRTLTGTVYESFLHADYSS
- the LOC100778075 gene encoding uncharacterized protein isoform X1 yields the protein MNTLSSLYMFRSNPLFINDILVIKPQKKSPLLLRMSVLIFSMVCGVFICSVCLKQISTHARTMLMELQIEKPSRSSSSRLNLKNDVPLLHYPKPVSFNRSECAGNPVRFFAILSNQRSGSGWFETLLNSHINVSSNGEIFSVRERRVNVSTIVQTLDKVYNLDWLSSASKNECSAAIGFKWMLNQGLMEHPKEIADYFNSRSVSVIFLFRRNLLRRMVSMLANSYDRYAKLLSGTHKSHVHSTEEADTLSKYKPTINSTSLLADLKDIEMRTAKVLEYFNTTRHMILYYEDLMRNCTKLKDVQEFLGLPQMELTSRQVKIHRGPLSDHIKNWDDVNRTLTGTVYESFLHADYSS